The Xanthobacter flavus genome includes a window with the following:
- a CDS encoding 4-vinyl reductase, translating into MAKPEIEIDVDEATGRWFADKMPMILVPQHFYNNNHFAIEAALGAEAFDAALAPAGRLSAFVWCERQAEVYGLTGPDVFAHYMKRLSQRGWGRFTILALDPAAGTGTIRLDHSSFVTDATKGAGRKLCYMFAPWLAGALEFVCEQAGAPRRLEAREVQCAAEGFDHCLFEVTPAP; encoded by the coding sequence ATGGCGAAGCCTGAAATCGAGATCGACGTGGACGAGGCGACCGGCCGCTGGTTCGCGGACAAGATGCCCATGATTCTGGTGCCCCAGCACTTCTACAACAACAACCACTTCGCCATCGAGGCGGCGCTGGGCGCGGAGGCGTTCGACGCGGCGCTGGCGCCTGCCGGGCGGCTCTCGGCCTTCGTGTGGTGCGAGCGGCAGGCGGAGGTCTATGGCCTGACCGGCCCCGACGTGTTCGCGCATTACATGAAGCGGCTGTCTCAGCGCGGATGGGGCCGCTTCACCATCCTCGCCCTCGATCCGGCGGCGGGGACGGGGACGATCCGGCTCGATCATTCCTCCTTCGTCACCGATGCGACGAAGGGCGCGGGCCGCAAGCTCTGCTACATGTTCGCGCCGTGGCTGGCCGGGGCGCTGGAATTCGTGTGCGAACAGGCGGGCGCGCCGCGCCGGCTTGAGGCGCGCGAGGTGCAGTGCGCCGCCGAGGGCTTCGACCACTGCCTGTTCGAGGTGACGCCGGCCCCCTGA
- a CDS encoding ABC transporter ATP-binding protein gives MSDVVLQSIVKRYDAMTAVDHVSLTIGEGELVALLGPSGCGKTTTLRMVGGFIPVTEGRILVGGRDLTHLPPNKRNMGFGFQNYALFPHMSVAENVAFGLEMRKLPKAEIAAKVKTALDRVKLSHLAERLPKQLSGGQQQRVALARALVIEPDVLLLDEPLSNLDAQLRHEMKTEIRTLQQQLGITTIFVTHDQDEALSVADRVVLMRNGRIEQQGAPDDLFGRPASRFAAEFMGVTNLLPGELVGVGRFRLASGEEVRVDPVGVSGDLSLAVRPERLILDGTEDNHNALPAVVELATYRGLVIDYRVATASGIVLIARRPSPAVGGPAPLQPGQPVRVSWHPDAGTLVAA, from the coding sequence ATGTCCGATGTCGTGCTGCAATCCATCGTCAAGCGCTACGACGCCATGACCGCCGTGGACCACGTATCCCTCACCATCGGCGAGGGCGAGCTGGTGGCGCTGCTCGGCCCCTCGGGCTGCGGCAAGACCACGACGCTGCGCATGGTGGGCGGCTTCATCCCCGTCACCGAGGGGCGAATTCTCGTGGGGGGCCGCGACCTCACCCACCTGCCGCCGAACAAGCGCAACATGGGCTTCGGCTTCCAGAACTATGCGCTGTTCCCGCACATGAGCGTCGCCGAGAACGTCGCCTTCGGTCTGGAGATGCGCAAGCTTCCCAAGGCCGAAATCGCGGCGAAGGTGAAGACGGCGCTGGACCGGGTGAAGCTCTCCCACCTCGCCGAGCGCCTGCCCAAGCAGCTCTCCGGCGGCCAGCAGCAGCGCGTGGCGTTGGCCCGCGCGCTCGTCATCGAGCCGGACGTGCTGCTGCTGGACGAGCCGCTCTCCAACCTCGACGCCCAGTTGCGCCACGAGATGAAGACCGAGATCCGCACCCTGCAGCAGCAGCTCGGCATCACCACCATCTTCGTCACCCACGACCAGGACGAGGCGCTGTCGGTGGCCGACCGCGTGGTGCTCATGCGCAACGGCAGGATCGAGCAGCAGGGCGCGCCGGACGATCTCTTCGGCCGCCCCGCCTCACGCTTCGCCGCCGAGTTCATGGGCGTGACGAACCTTCTGCCCGGCGAGCTTGTCGGCGTCGGCCGCTTCCGGCTGGCGAGCGGGGAGGAGGTACGCGTCGATCCGGTGGGCGTCTCCGGCGATCTTTCCCTCGCGGTGCGGCCGGAGCGGCTGATTCTCGACGGCACGGAGGACAACCATAACGCCCTTCCAGCCGTGGTGGAGCTTGCCACCTATCGCGGCCTCGTCATCGACTATCGCGTCGCCACCGCCTCCGGCATCGTCCTCATCGCCCGCCGCCCCTCGCCCGCCGTGGGCGGCCCCGCCCCGCTCCAGCCCGGCCAGCCAGTCCGCGTCTCCTGGCATCCCGACGCCGGCACGCTCGTGGCAGCCTGA
- a CDS encoding carbohydrate porin produces the protein MLDTVLRTAALRSRGSLPGTRSLLARYLLAGVAAGALLGAPLLNVAHAADVATKAPAEPAAEEEEAEPSIAPQLGWLGDWGGYRPKLEAAGIKVGVNYIGELWRNVDGGLGTGTAYNGRFQFSLDADLEKLFNWKGATFHVSALQIQGSGFSGQYLGNIMGVSNVDALSSTRLFELYIEQTFADGKSSVRFGQLSADSEFAISENGGLFLNSTFGWPALFAADLPSSGPAYPLATPGVRLKWVANDEWTVMLGLFNGNPAPCCGDPQEENKYGLNFIVDEGVFLIGEVAYSYNSADNAPWLPGTIKVGGWYNSNSFDDQVYDIFGVPLVNPASIGLPNQIQGDYAFYAIIDQMIWRMPGTKDKGISVFGRVTAAPSAQNQIGFYWDGGVTFKGVIPGREDDAFGVAFGNARVTNAAQQADFYTGIYNGSYYPIRSSETVLEVTYSAQVMPGWTIQPDFQYIWNPGGGVLNPNDPFGLTTVKNAAVFGVRTTINY, from the coding sequence ATGTTGGATACCGTGCTTCGGACCGCCGCCCTCCGTAGCCGCGGGAGCCTTCCGGGCACCCGGTCCCTTCTCGCCCGCTATCTTCTCGCCGGTGTCGCGGCTGGTGCGCTGCTCGGCGCCCCCTTGCTGAATGTGGCGCACGCCGCCGACGTCGCCACCAAGGCTCCCGCCGAACCGGCGGCCGAGGAAGAGGAGGCGGAGCCCTCCATCGCCCCGCAACTCGGCTGGCTCGGAGATTGGGGCGGCTACCGTCCCAAGCTGGAGGCGGCCGGCATCAAGGTGGGCGTGAACTATATCGGCGAGCTCTGGCGCAACGTGGACGGCGGCCTCGGCACCGGCACCGCCTACAACGGCCGCTTCCAGTTCTCGCTCGATGCCGATCTCGAAAAGCTGTTCAACTGGAAAGGCGCGACCTTCCACGTCAGCGCGCTGCAGATCCAGGGCTCGGGCTTCTCCGGCCAGTATCTCGGCAACATCATGGGCGTCAGCAATGTGGACGCCCTCTCGAGCACCCGCCTGTTCGAACTCTACATCGAGCAGACCTTCGCCGACGGCAAGTCGAGCGTTCGCTTCGGCCAGCTCTCCGCCGATTCGGAGTTCGCCATCAGCGAGAACGGCGGCCTGTTCCTGAACTCCACCTTCGGCTGGCCGGCCCTGTTCGCCGCCGATCTGCCCAGCAGCGGCCCGGCCTATCCGCTGGCGACCCCCGGCGTGCGGCTGAAGTGGGTGGCGAATGACGAATGGACCGTCATGCTCGGCCTCTTCAACGGCAATCCCGCGCCTTGCTGCGGCGACCCCCAGGAAGAGAACAAGTATGGCCTGAACTTCATCGTCGATGAGGGCGTTTTCCTGATCGGCGAAGTGGCCTACAGCTACAACAGCGCGGACAATGCCCCGTGGCTGCCCGGCACCATCAAGGTCGGCGGCTGGTACAATTCCAACTCGTTCGACGATCAGGTCTACGACATCTTCGGCGTGCCGCTCGTGAACCCGGCGTCCATCGGCCTGCCGAACCAGATCCAGGGTGACTACGCCTTCTACGCCATCATCGACCAGATGATCTGGCGGATGCCCGGCACGAAGGACAAGGGCATCAGCGTGTTCGGCCGCGTCACCGCGGCGCCCAGCGCGCAGAACCAGATCGGCTTCTACTGGGACGGTGGCGTCACCTTCAAGGGCGTGATCCCCGGTCGCGAGGACGATGCCTTCGGCGTCGCCTTCGGCAATGCGCGGGTGACGAATGCCGCCCAGCAGGCCGATTTCTACACCGGCATCTACAACGGCAGCTACTACCCCATCCGCAGCAGCGAGACCGTTCTGGAAGTGACCTATTCGGCGCAGGTGATGCCGGGATGGACCATCCAGCCCGACTTCCAGTACATCTGGAACCCGGGCGGCGGCGTGCTGAACCCGAACGATCCGTTCGGCCTGACCACCGTGAAGAATGCCGCTGTGTTCGGCGTGCGCACCACCATCAACTACTGA
- a CDS encoding dipeptidase gives MSDLHDKLIVIDGLIISDFSRPVFEDMRKGGLTAANCTCSIWDNFTETMRNIAKWKKDFAANADLISQVYTTQDILKAKEEGKTGIILGWQNTTAIEDHLEYLELFHELGVRIIQMTYNTQNWVGSGCYESRDSGLSDFGRDVVAEMNRLGILCDLSHVGPKTSEDTILASKQRVAYSHCLPAGLKAHPRNKTDEQLRFIADKGGFIGVTMFPPFLKKGPASTVADYVEAMEYVIDIAGEDMVGVGTDFTQGYGKPFFDWITHDKGTGRKLTDFGEVINPEGFRVIGDFPNLTAAMEKRGWSTARIEKVMGGNWLQLLKDVWGK, from the coding sequence GTGTCCGACCTTCACGACAAGCTCATCGTCATCGACGGGCTCATCATCTCCGACTTCTCCCGCCCGGTGTTCGAGGACATGCGCAAGGGCGGCCTCACCGCCGCCAACTGCACCTGCTCCATCTGGGACAACTTCACCGAGACGATGCGCAACATCGCCAAGTGGAAGAAGGATTTCGCGGCCAATGCGGACCTGATCTCTCAGGTCTACACCACCCAAGACATCCTGAAGGCGAAGGAAGAGGGCAAGACCGGTATCATCCTCGGCTGGCAGAACACCACCGCCATCGAAGATCACCTCGAATATCTCGAGCTGTTTCACGAGCTCGGCGTGCGCATCATCCAGATGACCTACAATACCCAGAACTGGGTGGGCTCCGGCTGCTACGAGAGCCGCGACAGCGGCCTCTCCGATTTCGGCCGCGACGTGGTGGCGGAGATGAACCGCCTCGGCATCCTGTGCGATCTCTCCCACGTTGGCCCGAAGACGTCGGAAGACACCATCCTCGCCTCGAAGCAGCGCGTCGCCTATTCCCACTGCCTGCCGGCCGGCCTCAAGGCCCATCCGCGCAACAAGACCGACGAGCAGCTGCGCTTCATCGCCGACAAGGGCGGCTTCATCGGCGTGACCATGTTCCCGCCCTTCCTGAAGAAGGGGCCGGCCTCCACCGTCGCCGATTATGTGGAGGCGATGGAATACGTGATCGACATTGCCGGCGAGGACATGGTGGGCGTCGGCACCGACTTCACCCAGGGCTACGGCAAGCCCTTCTTCGACTGGATCACTCACGACAAGGGCACCGGCCGCAAGCTCACCGACTTCGGGGAGGTCATCAATCCGGAAGGCTTCCGTGTGATCGGCGACTTCCCCAACCTCACCGCGGCGATGGAAAAGCGCGGCTGGTCCACCGCGCGCATCGAGAAGGTGATGGGTGGAAACTGGCTGCAGTTGCTCAAGGATGTGTGGGGGAAGTGA
- a CDS encoding ABC transporter permease has protein sequence MGLLAVNRIYAAITALVLAFVVLPLGAVIWVSFFANRILSFPATGYTLDWYARAWELDAFRNGFITSVETALVAVALSLVLGVPASLALVRYRFPGRDAIQTLLLSPMVVPGIVGGAALFMAFIELEILLDVDISGTLPGLFVAHGLIALPWTVRLVTASLVGMSPSYEEAAQSLGAGRLTTFFRVTLPIIKPGIVAAALFSFVISFIDLEKSIFLVGPGRSTLQIALVSYLEWNLDSTVAAVATVQILIIGVLLLVSDRYARLSRAF, from the coding sequence ATGGGACTTCTCGCCGTCAACCGCATCTATGCCGCCATCACCGCCCTCGTGCTCGCCTTCGTGGTGCTGCCGCTGGGCGCGGTGATCTGGGTCAGCTTCTTCGCCAACCGCATCCTCTCCTTCCCGGCCACCGGCTACACGCTCGACTGGTACGCCCGGGCGTGGGAGCTCGACGCCTTCCGCAACGGCTTCATCACCAGCGTGGAGACGGCACTGGTGGCGGTCGCCCTCTCGCTGGTGCTCGGCGTGCCGGCCAGCCTCGCGCTGGTGCGCTACCGCTTCCCCGGCCGCGACGCCATCCAGACCCTGCTCCTCTCGCCCATGGTGGTGCCGGGCATCGTCGGCGGTGCCGCGCTGTTCATGGCCTTCATCGAGCTGGAAATCCTGCTGGACGTGGACATCTCCGGTACCCTGCCGGGCCTGTTCGTCGCCCACGGCCTCATCGCGCTGCCGTGGACGGTGCGCCTCGTCACCGCCTCGCTGGTGGGGATGAGCCCGTCCTACGAAGAAGCGGCGCAGTCTTTGGGGGCGGGGCGCCTCACCACCTTCTTCCGCGTGACGCTGCCCATCATCAAGCCGGGCATCGTGGCGGCGGCATTGTTCTCCTTCGTCATCTCCTTCATCGATCTGGAGAAGTCGATCTTCCTCGTGGGGCCGGGGCGCTCCACGCTGCAGATCGCGCTCGTTTCCTATCTCGAATGGAATCTGGATTCGACGGTGGCGGCGGTGGCCACCGTGCAGATCCTCATCATCGGCGTGCTGCTCCTCGTATCGGACCGCTACGCCCGCCTCTCCCGCGCCTTCTGA
- a CDS encoding ABC transporter permease produces MTSSASSGATAPAATASPPAPRGREGRRLAPAYGLTAPATIFVLLALMGPLALMFRYSLNRFVPGQMMVEALTLDNYARFFADSFYQEVLGTTLWISALSTLLCLVAGFPVAYFLVRQASDKWKGRLLLLIVLPLLMGNAVRTAAWMVILGDKGLFNAVIETVGLSPVKLMYTPTAVVIGLVSVLLPFMIVTLQSVIEGIDANLESAAQSLGASHLTVLWRVVLPLALPGILAGTMLCFILSMNAYATPVLIGGPTFHMMAPTVYQQVAKAMNWPFGAALAFVLMAVTLVLTTTANVLVQRRYRRWSE; encoded by the coding sequence ATGACCTCCTCCGCAAGCTCCGGCGCCACCGCGCCGGCGGCGACGGCATCCCCGCCCGCCCCACGCGGGCGGGAGGGGCGGCGCCTCGCCCCCGCCTATGGCCTCACGGCACCAGCCACGATCTTCGTGCTGCTGGCGCTGATGGGGCCTTTGGCGCTGATGTTCCGCTATTCACTGAACCGGTTCGTGCCGGGTCAGATGATGGTGGAGGCGCTGACGCTGGACAATTACGCCCGCTTCTTCGCCGACAGCTTCTATCAGGAGGTGCTCGGCACCACCCTGTGGATCTCCGCCCTCTCCACCCTCCTCTGCCTGGTGGCGGGCTTCCCGGTCGCCTACTTTCTCGTGCGGCAGGCGAGCGACAAGTGGAAGGGCCGGCTCCTCCTGCTCATCGTGCTGCCGCTGCTCATGGGCAATGCGGTGCGCACGGCGGCGTGGATGGTCATCCTCGGCGACAAGGGGCTGTTCAACGCGGTGATCGAGACCGTCGGCCTGTCGCCGGTGAAGCTGATGTACACGCCAACCGCCGTCGTCATCGGCCTCGTCTCGGTGCTGCTGCCCTTCATGATCGTGACGCTCCAGAGCGTCATCGAGGGCATCGACGCCAATCTTGAATCCGCCGCCCAGTCGCTCGGCGCCTCGCATCTCACCGTACTGTGGCGCGTGGTCCTGCCGCTCGCTCTGCCCGGCATCCTGGCGGGGACGATGCTCTGCTTCATCCTCTCCATGAATGCCTATGCGACGCCGGTGCTCATCGGCGGCCCGACGTTTCACATGATGGCGCCCACCGTCTACCAGCAGGTGGCCAAGGCCATGAACTGGCCGTTCGGCGCGGCGCTCGCCTTCGTGCTGATGGCGGTGACGCTCGTGCTCACCACCACCGCCAACGTCCTGGTGCAGCGCCGCTACCGGCGCTGGAGCGAGTGA
- a CDS encoding ABC transporter substrate-binding protein — protein sequence MTKLIDQLTGAPSRRAILAGLGAGAAALSLPGLARAQDKTLVVSNWGGDWNERTIKFVEAPLVESQGIKIVRDLGMEPERKAKLIAEKRLRRGTIDVIHINEGDSVELYGQEVIENIDFSKVPNYANVVPALKSKPFFVPWLYSGVTIIYNKDKVPNPPKSYAELWDKKWAGKIGLTNQLYFNYIMMAGLIKGGSVTNTEEGKARLIELKELTQPRIYAAHQQLGAGLVNGEVDIAVNYKARGLQWANDGAPLAIGYPSEGAIAVMFGAALPKKAPSPELSLIYFNAMLDPKAMAGLAGASFYAPANGKAELSPELKAKVDFTAAEAAALKFPDYAHVAKNTAEWLEWWNKNIAR from the coding sequence ATGACCAAGCTCATCGACCAGCTCACCGGCGCGCCCTCCCGCCGTGCGATCCTCGCCGGCCTCGGCGCGGGCGCCGCCGCTCTCTCTTTGCCCGGCCTTGCCCGCGCGCAGGACAAGACCCTCGTCGTCTCCAACTGGGGCGGCGACTGGAACGAACGCACCATCAAGTTCGTGGAAGCCCCGCTCGTGGAGAGCCAGGGCATCAAGATCGTCCGCGACCTCGGCATGGAGCCCGAGCGCAAGGCGAAGCTGATCGCCGAGAAGCGCCTGCGTCGCGGCACCATCGACGTCATCCACATCAACGAGGGCGACAGCGTCGAGCTTTACGGGCAGGAGGTGATCGAGAACATCGACTTCTCCAAGGTCCCCAATTACGCGAACGTGGTGCCGGCGCTGAAGTCCAAGCCCTTCTTCGTGCCGTGGCTCTACAGCGGCGTGACCATCATCTACAACAAGGACAAGGTGCCGAACCCGCCCAAGTCCTATGCCGAGCTGTGGGACAAGAAATGGGCCGGGAAGATCGGCCTCACCAACCAGCTTTATTTCAACTACATCATGATGGCCGGCCTGATTAAGGGCGGCAGCGTCACCAATACCGAGGAGGGCAAGGCGCGCCTCATCGAGTTGAAGGAACTGACCCAGCCGCGCATCTACGCCGCCCACCAGCAGCTCGGCGCGGGCCTCGTCAATGGCGAAGTGGACATTGCGGTGAACTACAAGGCGCGCGGCCTGCAATGGGCCAATGACGGCGCGCCCCTCGCCATCGGCTACCCGTCCGAAGGCGCCATCGCGGTGATGTTCGGCGCGGCGCTGCCGAAGAAGGCGCCGAGCCCCGAGTTGTCCTTGATCTATTTCAACGCCATGCTGGACCCGAAGGCCATGGCCGGCCTTGCCGGCGCGAGCTTCTACGCACCGGCCAACGGCAAGGCGGAGCTGTCCCCCGAACTCAAGGCGAAGGTGGACTTCACCGCCGCCGAGGCCGCCGCGCTGAAGTTCCCCGATTACGCGCACGTGGCCAAGAATACGGCGGAATGGCTGGAGTGGTGGAACAAGAACATCGCCCGCTGA